TAGATTCACTGTGCGTTTGAGATGGACACAAACCTTTGGAGAAGAGAGATTGCCGAAAATGTTATTGATTCAAGAGGAGAGCGAGTGAAGGCGGCGTAGAAGCGAAGCGAGTGAAGGCGAACAACAAACGCCGTGAAACTTCCTTTTTGAGGTTGGGccaaaatattagtttattaccCGGACCCGGTAAACCCACGACCCGCTCTAAAATCCTGGTTCTAACGAACCGGGAAGACCCGGACAAACCGGgttgtgaattttgtttctgAACCGTCCGGTTTATTGAATCAGAACGAACGTTCAGTTTATAATgtcacaattaaaaaaaatacacgaGTTTGTGGGGAGCACACGCCAGCAGCGCCGAACGACAGACGTCACCAACCCTCGACGAACCGTTTCCATGCCTTTATTATCCACacgccccccccccccccccccccNNCTTCGTAGTAAAAGACAAAATGTTTggttttacaaattaaaaaaaaaaaaagaaggttaaaGCCGTGCACACAACCATTTTTCTTAAAAGATattgaaaacattataaaataatatattttttagaataacaatacaaataattttaccgtctgtaatttttataaactaatCATGTACCATTGCCTGTACATTATGTATCAAgtttttattgtaattaaaaactatactatcaatcataaaaaatgatacaaatagaaaaaaagaatatatatatagatatatatattttttatatcagTTTTCTTTtaggaatcacaaaagcaacaattttttttattgttagtaaatttgattaattaaatgaataaaatttgttttaaaagagaaaaaaaaggatttgtaaaaaattgcTGGAGTGTACACTCAACACTTTTCCCAATAATATAGTAGTATTAACCTTTACCTGAAAAAACGCACTCCActtgagaatgaagaagatacGATGACGTGTCGATGCAACAAAGAGCTGCTTAGTGGCACGCAACGTAATAGAAAAGGACAAAACAGCAAAAGAGAAAGGCACATGTCGGACTCACGTGTCCACTTAAAACGCACCACTTCTTCTGTGCTCTCCACGCGCCTCTTTCTTTCCCCACACGCCCCCCTCTCTCCCTTCTTCAATTTCTCAGATTCTTCTCTCGTCGTCAATAAGgcttttcttatttcttcttctctaactcGTTTTCAAATCCTCTACAATAATAATTCCCGACGAGCTTCTTCACCGGAGAAAGATAGaaaggtacttttttttttatttcctctttttctGAGTCTTTTTGTACGTTCGATTTGAGCTGTGGGGAGAACTTATTGGCCgtcatatttattttgataattctTCACTGTTTTTTGATTTGACATGATGGTTTATTAAAGTTTTGAGAATCTAAAAGCACTTCTTGAGTTTTGAGGAATCAAAAATCacaccaaagttttttttttctttttggttgctCTTATGTTTCTATGTTCGTTGGTGGGTTTGTGTGACATTAGgggttgattgattgattgattgattatacAAAGATGAATGAATGATTTGTCGGATTCATTTTAATCATCTTTTATCTCTCATTTCAGGTGACTTGACAGAGAATCTTACTTCTTACAATTGGTTAAGGATGGTATCGAAATCTCCTTCTACATCGTCTGATGAAGCAAATGCTACTACTGCTGATGAAAGGTGTGTGAATCATCTTTCAAGAAAAGGATTCTCGTATTTAGATTATGGAaccctttttatattttggtttatggtgATTGATTGTGTTTGGTGTGTATATAAAAACAGGTGTAAAAAAGGTAAAGTACCCAAAAGGATTAACAAGGCTGTTCGAGAGAGGCTTAAGCGTGAGCATTTGAATGAGCTTTTCATTGAATTAGCCGATACCCTTGGTAAATTTTGCATCTTTCACTCAAACAATTGCTTGAGTGTTAGGCTTTTAACTTAATATAAATGTTAGTGAATGTGATTTGTGATTTCTAACTGGTAACATTTTCTCTTGTCTCAGAACTGAATCAACAGAACAGTGGTAAAGCTTCCATACTATGTGAAGCTACTAGATTCCTGAAGGACGTCTTTGGTCAAATTGAGTCTCTTAGAAAGGAGCACGCTTCTCTCCTCTCTGAATCTAGCTATGTAAGCCACTTTCTGTATATATGCTCATTGCTTTGTGTTTCTATATGAAATCTTTGTTTAGATGTTTGTCTCAATCTGTCTTGTTGATTGAAACTGGTGTTGTTGTGTAGGTAACCACAGAGAAGAATGAGCTGAAGGAAGAAACTTCAGTGCTCGAGACCGAGATCTCGAAACTACAGAGCGAGATAGAAGCAAAAGCGAATCAGTTGAAACCCGACTTGAACACCTCTCATGCTCCCGCGTACCACCATCATCTTTATCAACAACAGCAACCACATCCTGAACTTGCATCTCAGTTTCCAGGACTTCCCATTTTCCAAGGCCCTGGTTTTCAACAATCTGCTGCAACTCTTCATCCTCCTGCAACAGTTCTTGTCCTTCCCATCCAACCTGATCACCAGACACAAGATATTTCAGACATGACAGGGCATGTGCAGACACAAACGcctttaatttataataataccTCAAACGTGAGTAAGCCGTGTCCAAGGTATGCTAGTGCAGCTGACTCGTGGTCTTCTCGGCTACTTGGAGAGCGGCTGAAAGCCAATGAATGAAGTCTTGGGTGGCTCCACAAGGAGAAGCAACACGAGGGTTTACACAGGAAACAGAGACAGGGCAACTTGTGAAGAAGGACCCtggtttttgtaatttatttttttaacatcgTCTAATGTCCTTGTGGGTTTGGCCTTgccatttcttgtttttgacGTGGTTTGTTCATAGGATAAGGAAGCTATGGCCTTTATGGGTCGTTTGagtaaaaaataagtaaattagCTCTAACCTTTGTCATTTACTCTTCTCGTAAGATACTAAAACAACACACTGAATAAGATCGCTTTATAGAAAAGAGCaaaatggttgacaaaaaaagaaaagagcaaatGAAATGGAAACTAAAATGTGAAAGAGCAAATGCGGTTTTGGTAGGAAAACGAGTTTCTgtgtttttgcctttttggcatttttggtaagaaaataagtttttgcggtTTGGAGAAAAAACCAGATTTTTGCGTTTTTGGCATTTTTGGCaagaaaacgagattttgcggtttggAGCGAAAACGAGATTTTCTggttttggtgggaaaacgtaattttgcggttttggcatgaaaacataatttgtatttttatgtttttggtgaaaaaatgtaattttgcaGTTTTGACGGGAAAATAAGATTTTGTGCTTTTAGcgagaaaatgagattttgcatttttacCAATTATGGATGAGTTTACCTCATCCAAACTCCAATAAAACTCATCCAGAAATTCAGCTTTTTTTGTATGAGTTTTCAAAACTCATCCAAATACCTAATCCAATTCCTTTTTTAATTGTCACTAAATGAACAATAACATGCATCTGCATCCAGATACTACATCTGGTTCACCAAACGAACAACAcctaaaacaacaaaagaacaaagcttatataaaaaaaaaaaaaaaagagcaaatgaAATGTGAAATTGGGTTTTGGTCTAAAGAAAACCGGTTAAGTGGTTCTGGTTTTGGATTGGTTAAAGGAAAGGATTTGGTAAAGAGAAGTGAGAGAGCCATCATCTTATCTGCTATCGAGTGGGTAAGAAGAAtcagaaaacagaaaaaaatggcGAATTCACtatgcttcttctcttctcctccgACCTATTGCTTCCAATCTCCTAGCAAAAGTTCTAAGCCTACTCACTTCTTCTCAACCAATGATAACACCTCGTCCTTGGTCCAGAAGAGAGAGCTGCTTCAGACTTCTACCAAATCCCAAAGCTTTGAGATTAAGGTTAGATTTTTATCCAATCTCTGTTCTTCTCTATCAAATTTTCTTACTCATTTACCATTTCGTTgattaaaaatctaatcttttgGTGATAATAGGCCACAAACAGTAGTGGCACTAAAACAAACAGCATAGTTTGTTCAAATTGTGAAGGGAATGGTAAGTTCTTACCCGGTTTATAATCCTCGTAGTTTATATATACTTCTG
The sequence above is drawn from the Camelina sativa cultivar DH55 chromosome 4, Cs, whole genome shotgun sequence genome and encodes:
- the LOC104780570 gene encoding transcription factor bHLH47; translation: MVSKSPSTSSDEANATTADERCKKGKVPKRINKAVRERLKREHLNELFIELADTLELNQQNSGKASILCEATRFLKDVFGQIESLRKEHASLLSESSYVTTEKNELKEETSVLETEISKLQSEIEAKANQLKPDLNTSHAPAYHHHLYQQQQPHPELASQFPGLPIFQGPGFQQSAATLHPPATVLVLPIQPDHQTQDISDMTGHVQTQTPLIYNNTSNVSKPCPRYASAADSWSSRLLGERLKANE
- the LOC104780571 gene encoding uncharacterized protein LOC104780571, whose product is MANSLCFFSSPPTYCFQSPSKSSKPTHFFSTNDNTSSLVQKRELLQTSTKSQSFEIKATNSSGTKTNSIVCSNCEGNGCVACSQCKGGGVNLIDHFNGQFKAGALCWLCRGKKEVLCGECNGAGFLGGFLSTFDE